One genomic segment of Ricinus communis isolate WT05 ecotype wild-type chromosome 5, ASM1957865v1, whole genome shotgun sequence includes these proteins:
- the LOC8272491 gene encoding PGR5-like protein 1B, chloroplastic isoform X1, with translation MASKLAFSLTFPRVYSAPILKPLISLSSSSRIHSSHLHGKHLSVRRRILLLPIKATADQQQVSGCQESSCSDPDMFSGKVEGDEVVDGKILQYCSIDKKDKKSIGEMEQEFLQALQAFYYEGKAIMSNEEFDNLKEELMWEGSSVVMLSCDEQKFLEASMAYVSGNPIMSDEEFDQLKLRLKQEGSEIVVEGPRCSLRSRKVYSDLSVDYLKMFLLNVPAAVVALGLFFFLDDLTGFEITYLLELPEPFSFIFTWFAAVPVIVWLSLSFTNAIVKDFLILKGPCPNCGTENQSFFGTILSISSGGTTNSVKCSNCGTDMVYDSKTRLITLPEGSNA, from the exons ATGGCTAGCAAATTAGCCTTCTCTTTGACTTTCCCTCGTGTCTACTCTGCTCCTATTCTGAAACCACTcatttctttatcttcttcGTCAAGAATTCACTCCAGTCACCTCCACGGAAAGCATTTATCTGTTCGTCGCAGAATTCTTTTGCTTCCAATCAAAGCTACTGCTGATCAACAACAAG TCTCAGGTTGCCAGGAAAGTTCATGTTCTGATCCTGATATGTTTTCAGGTAAAGTGGAAGGAGATGAAGTCGTTGATGGTAAAATTCTGCAGTACTGTAGCATAGacaagaaagataaaaagtcAATAGGTGAAATGGAGCAGGAGTTTCTTCAAGCTCTGCAA GCTTTTTACTATGAGGGAAAAGCAATAATGTCGAATGAAGAATTTGATAATCTCAAGGAAGAACTAATGTGGGAAGGAAGCAGTGTTGTTATGCTAA GTTGTGATGAACAGAAGTTTTTGGAAGCCTCAATGGCTTATGTATCAGGAAATCCAATTATGAGTGATGAAGAGTTTGATCAATTGAAGCTAAGATTGAAG CAAGAAGGCAGTGAGATTGTAGTAGAGGGTCCGCGGTGCAGTCTTCGTAGTAGAAAG GTTTACAGTGATCTATCTGTTGACTACTTAAAAATGTTCCTGCTGAACGTCCCTGCCGCTGTTGTTGCACTAGGCTT GTTTTTTTTCTTGGATGATCTTACAGGATTTGAAATTACATATCTTTTGGAG CTTCCAGAGCCATTCAGCTTTATCTTCACATGGTTTGCTGCAGTGCCTGTCATAGTCTGGTTATCTCTGTCTTTCACAAATGCAATTGTGAAAGATTTCTTGATCCTGAAG GGCCCATGCCCCAACTGTGGTACTGAAAATCAGTCCTTCTTCGGAACAATATTGTCCATTTCCAGTGGTGGTACCACCAACAGCGTCAAATGCTCAAA TTGTGGAACTGATATGGTGTACGATTCCAAGACACGATTGATTACACTGCCAGAAGGAAGCAATGCTTGA
- the LOC8272491 gene encoding PGR5-like protein 1B, chloroplastic isoform X2 encodes MASKLAFSLTFPRVYSAPILKPLISLSSSSRIHSSHLHGKHLSVRRRILLLPIKATADQQQGKVEGDEVVDGKILQYCSIDKKDKKSIGEMEQEFLQALQAFYYEGKAIMSNEEFDNLKEELMWEGSSVVMLSCDEQKFLEASMAYVSGNPIMSDEEFDQLKLRLKQEGSEIVVEGPRCSLRSRKVYSDLSVDYLKMFLLNVPAAVVALGLFFFLDDLTGFEITYLLELPEPFSFIFTWFAAVPVIVWLSLSFTNAIVKDFLILKGPCPNCGTENQSFFGTILSISSGGTTNSVKCSNCGTDMVYDSKTRLITLPEGSNA; translated from the exons ATGGCTAGCAAATTAGCCTTCTCTTTGACTTTCCCTCGTGTCTACTCTGCTCCTATTCTGAAACCACTcatttctttatcttcttcGTCAAGAATTCACTCCAGTCACCTCCACGGAAAGCATTTATCTGTTCGTCGCAGAATTCTTTTGCTTCCAATCAAAGCTACTGCTGATCAACAACAAG GTAAAGTGGAAGGAGATGAAGTCGTTGATGGTAAAATTCTGCAGTACTGTAGCATAGacaagaaagataaaaagtcAATAGGTGAAATGGAGCAGGAGTTTCTTCAAGCTCTGCAA GCTTTTTACTATGAGGGAAAAGCAATAATGTCGAATGAAGAATTTGATAATCTCAAGGAAGAACTAATGTGGGAAGGAAGCAGTGTTGTTATGCTAA GTTGTGATGAACAGAAGTTTTTGGAAGCCTCAATGGCTTATGTATCAGGAAATCCAATTATGAGTGATGAAGAGTTTGATCAATTGAAGCTAAGATTGAAG CAAGAAGGCAGTGAGATTGTAGTAGAGGGTCCGCGGTGCAGTCTTCGTAGTAGAAAG GTTTACAGTGATCTATCTGTTGACTACTTAAAAATGTTCCTGCTGAACGTCCCTGCCGCTGTTGTTGCACTAGGCTT GTTTTTTTTCTTGGATGATCTTACAGGATTTGAAATTACATATCTTTTGGAG CTTCCAGAGCCATTCAGCTTTATCTTCACATGGTTTGCTGCAGTGCCTGTCATAGTCTGGTTATCTCTGTCTTTCACAAATGCAATTGTGAAAGATTTCTTGATCCTGAAG GGCCCATGCCCCAACTGTGGTACTGAAAATCAGTCCTTCTTCGGAACAATATTGTCCATTTCCAGTGGTGGTACCACCAACAGCGTCAAATGCTCAAA TTGTGGAACTGATATGGTGTACGATTCCAAGACACGATTGATTACACTGCCAGAAGGAAGCAATGCTTGA
- the LOC8272492 gene encoding histone deacetylase complex subunit SAP18, giving the protein MAAAAASAAASGQHHQLPLPPPPPPPRGRPFPSTGRAHGTGIELIDREKTCPLLLRVFTKIGNHHKMEDFAVRGKEPKDDEVQIYTWKDATLRELTDLVKEVAPEARRRNAKLSFAFVYPDKHGRFVLRMVGMTHSSARRPDDSRSLVQLGFQIGDYLDVAIL; this is encoded by the exons ATGGCAGCAGCAGCGGCGTCGGCGGCAGCCTCCGGCCAGCACCACCAGCTACCTCTACCACCGCCACCGCCACCTCCCCGTGGCAGACCATTCCCTTCTACGGGTAGAGCTCATGGAACCGGGATCGAGCTTATTGATCGCGAAAAG ACTTGTCCTTTATTGCTTCGAGTTTTCACCAAG ATTGGAAATCACCACAAGATGGAAGATTTTGCAGTGAGAGGCAAAGAACCGAAGGATGATGAGGTTCAAATTTACACATGGAAAGATGCTACACTTCGCGAGTTAACTGATCTT GTTAAAGAGGTTGCTCCGGAGGCAAGGAGAAGAAATGCAAAATTGTCGTTTGCTTTTGTATATCCTGATAAACATGGCCGTTTTGTTTTGAGAATG GTGGGAATGACTCATTCAAGCGCAAGACGACCAGATGATTCTAGGTCATTGGTTCAACTCGGTTTTCAG ATTGGAGATTACTTGGATGTGGCAATCCTGTAA